Proteins from a single region of Streptomyces sp. HUAS 15-9:
- a CDS encoding acetyl-CoA C-acetyltransferase, with translation MPEAYIVEAVRTPVGRRGGGLSGVHPADLGAHVLKELIARAGVDPGAVEDVVFGCLDTVGPQAGDIARTCWLAAGLPEEVPGVTVDRQCGSSQQAVHFAAQAVLSGTQDLVVAGGVQNMSQIPIAFASRQAAEPLGLTEGPFLGSEGWRARYGTQPVNQFTGAEMIAAKWGISRQDQEEFALRSHRRAVRAIDEGRFERELVPLGDVTADEGPRRDTSLEKMAALKPVIDGGTITAACSSQVSDGAAAMLLASERAVREHGLRPRARVHHLSVRGEDPIRMLSAPIPATAHALKKSGLTIDDIDLVEINEAFAPVVLAWLKETGADPEKVNVSGGAIALGHPLGATGVRLMTTLLHELERTGGRFGLQTMCEGGGQANVTIIERI, from the coding sequence ATGCCCGAGGCCTACATAGTCGAAGCGGTCCGCACGCCCGTCGGGCGGCGCGGCGGCGGACTGAGCGGAGTCCACCCGGCCGACCTGGGTGCCCATGTGCTCAAGGAACTGATCGCGCGGGCCGGCGTGGACCCGGGCGCCGTGGAGGACGTCGTGTTCGGCTGTCTGGACACGGTCGGACCGCAGGCCGGGGACATCGCCCGGACCTGCTGGCTGGCGGCCGGGCTGCCCGAGGAGGTGCCCGGTGTGACCGTGGACCGGCAGTGCGGCTCCTCGCAGCAGGCCGTGCACTTCGCCGCGCAGGCCGTGCTGTCCGGCACCCAGGACCTGGTGGTCGCCGGCGGTGTCCAGAACATGTCGCAGATCCCCATCGCCTTCGCCTCCCGGCAGGCCGCCGAGCCGCTGGGCCTGACCGAGGGCCCCTTCCTGGGCAGCGAGGGCTGGCGGGCCCGCTACGGCACGCAGCCCGTCAACCAGTTCACCGGCGCCGAGATGATCGCCGCCAAGTGGGGGATCAGCAGGCAGGACCAGGAGGAGTTCGCCCTGCGCTCGCACCGGCGGGCGGTGCGGGCGATCGACGAGGGCCGTTTCGAGCGCGAACTCGTTCCCCTCGGGGACGTCACCGCCGACGAGGGCCCGCGCCGGGACACCTCACTGGAGAAGATGGCCGCGCTGAAGCCCGTGATCGACGGCGGCACCATCACCGCCGCCTGCTCCTCGCAGGTCTCCGACGGTGCGGCGGCCATGCTGCTGGCCTCGGAGCGGGCGGTGCGCGAGCACGGGCTGCGCCCGCGGGCCCGTGTGCACCACCTCTCCGTGCGCGGCGAGGACCCCATCCGGATGCTCTCCGCCCCCATCCCGGCCACCGCGCACGCCCTGAAGAAGAGCGGACTCACCATCGACGACATCGACCTCGTCGAGATCAACGAGGCGTTCGCACCCGTCGTCCTGGCCTGGCTGAAGGAGACCGGTGCCGACCCGGAGAAGGTCAACGTCAGCGGCGGCGCGATCGCCCTCGGCCACCCCCTGGGCGCCACCGGCGTCCGGCTGATGACGACCCTCCTGCACGAACTGGAACGCACCGGCGGCCGGTTCGGGCTCCAGACGATGTGCGAGGGCGGCGGCCAGGCCAACGTGACGATCATCGAACGGATCTGA
- a CDS encoding response regulator encodes MPPDAKILIVDDHKETLYALESALAPLGYQLGRATSGDEALKQVLRGRVGLLLLDVRMPGVGGLEVVRYMRRVEQTQHIPVVLLTGFGPDHELTATAFRLGVADLVLKPIDPWALRTKVRYLYDTHQRNLALEREVRELRALVEGRTEGRTEGRTEGRAEGGKSALRRASARSGTRVPPQRDTSLTAPAEDRT; translated from the coding sequence ATGCCGCCGGATGCCAAGATCCTTATCGTCGACGACCACAAGGAGACGCTGTACGCGCTGGAGAGCGCCCTCGCCCCGCTGGGCTACCAACTCGGCCGCGCCACCAGCGGCGACGAGGCGCTCAAGCAGGTGCTCCGCGGGCGGGTCGGCCTGCTGTTGCTGGATGTGCGCATGCCCGGCGTCGGCGGCCTGGAGGTGGTGCGTTACATGCGCCGCGTCGAGCAGACCCAGCACATACCGGTCGTCCTGCTCACCGGATTCGGCCCGGACCACGAACTGACCGCCACCGCGTTCCGGCTGGGCGTCGCCGACCTCGTCCTCAAGCCCATCGACCCCTGGGCCCTGCGCACCAAGGTGCGCTACCTGTACGACACCCATCAGCGGAACCTCGCCCTGGAGCGGGAGGTCCGCGAACTGCGTGCCCTCGTCGAGGGCCGTACCGAGGGCCGTACCGAGGGCCGTACCGAGGGCCGCGCTGAGGGCGGAAAGAGCGCCCTGCGACGTGCGTCGGCCCGCTCCGGCACCCGGGTTCCGCCCCAGCGGGACACCTCCCTGACCGCCCCGGCGGAGGACCGGACATAA
- a CDS encoding enoyl-CoA hydratase family protein produces MGVSTSSPEKGISLVTVDFPPVNALPVAGWSALAEAVRAAGRDPEVRCVVLAAEGRGFNGGVDIKEIQADGQAALIGANQGCAEAFAAVYECETPVVAAVQGFCLGGGIGLVGNADAIVASDDATFGLPELDRGALGAATHLARLVPQHLMRALYYTSRTASAAELHAHGSVWRVVPREGLRAAALELAREIAAKDGRLLRMAKAAINGIDPVDVRRSYRFEQGFTFEANLSGLADRVRDTFGKEGA; encoded by the coding sequence ATGGGTGTCTCCACCTCGTCCCCGGAAAAGGGGATTTCGCTCGTCACGGTCGACTTCCCACCGGTGAACGCGCTGCCGGTGGCCGGATGGTCCGCCCTGGCCGAGGCCGTGCGCGCGGCGGGCCGTGACCCGGAGGTCCGGTGCGTCGTGCTGGCCGCCGAGGGGCGGGGCTTCAACGGGGGCGTGGACATCAAGGAGATACAGGCGGACGGGCAGGCGGCGCTGATCGGCGCCAACCAGGGCTGCGCGGAGGCTTTCGCGGCGGTCTACGAGTGCGAGACGCCCGTGGTCGCGGCGGTGCAGGGGTTCTGTCTGGGCGGCGGGATAGGCCTGGTGGGGAACGCGGACGCGATCGTGGCGAGCGACGACGCCACGTTCGGGCTGCCCGAGCTGGACCGGGGTGCGCTCGGTGCCGCCACGCATCTGGCCCGGCTGGTCCCACAGCATCTGATGCGTGCGCTGTACTACACCTCGCGCACGGCGAGCGCGGCCGAGCTGCATGCGCACGGCTCGGTGTGGCGGGTGGTGCCGCGCGAGGGCTTACGGGCGGCCGCGCTGGAGCTGGCGCGGGAGATCGCCGCCAAGGACGGGCGGCTGCTGCGCATGGCCAAGGCGGCCATCAACGGGATCGACCCCGTCGACGTGCGCCGCAGCTACCGCTTCGAACAGGGCTTCACCTTCGAGGCCAACCTCAGCGGGCTGGCCGACCGGGTCCGGGACACGTTCGGGAAGGAGGGCGCCTAG
- the pepN gene encoding aminopeptidase N → MSVLTRDEAQIRAQLLDVHRYAIELDLTTGDETFDSRTVIRFGVRTAGDTFVELKPAELRSVTLDGQPLDPETLDQDRLPLKGLTAGEHELRVDAVMRYSRTGEGMHRFTDPTDGETYAYTQLFMDDVQRVFAAFDQPDLKAVFELSVKAPEGWSVLANGITEHLGEGRWQAAPTPLISTYLVAVAAGPWHSVRTEHRGLPFGIHCRRSLAPYLDADADEILDITRACFDRFHEKFEEPYPFDSYDQAFVPEFNAGAMENPGLVTFRDEFVYRSAVTDTERQTRAMVIAHEMAHMWFGDLVTLKWWDDIWLNESFAEYMGYQTTIEATRFTDTWVDFGVARKAWGYDADQRPSTHPVAPEAVDDTAAALLNFDGISYAKGASALRQLVAWLGEKDFLAGINIHFARHRFGNATLADFIDSLSAATDRDVHAWADAWLRTTGVDTLTPAVTAGDGTGTYTLTVNRDGSRPHRISVGVYDHDLADEGGLVLRERIGLDIPQSAPQPIGKRPALLLLNDGDLTYAKVRFDAGSFEAVRTGLSGLPEPLTRAVVWNALRDAVRDGELPPAAFLETARAHLPRETDLALVQGVLAFASAHIADRYLAPEDRPAALATLSSLCRDFIRRTEDGDNPGLRLIAVRHFIDVAAHPDTIAAWLADGTVPGGPELDPELRWRILGRLAVLGATDEAAIAAELERDPSATGQEGAARCRAALPDPEAKRAAWDAMFATDDLSNYLFTATAQGFWQPEQADLVREYVARYYTDALPVAARRGPAIATATGRYAFPSYAVDTENLALGEACLRDADPVTALRRRLVDELDDLARALRVRKV, encoded by the coding sequence ATGTCCGTACTGACGCGCGACGAAGCGCAGATCCGAGCACAGCTCCTCGACGTCCACCGCTACGCGATCGAACTCGACCTGACCACCGGGGACGAGACCTTCGACTCGCGCACCGTGATCCGGTTCGGCGTGCGGACCGCCGGGGACACGTTCGTCGAGCTCAAGCCCGCCGAACTGCGCTCCGTCACCCTCGACGGACAGCCCCTGGACCCGGAGACCCTGGACCAGGACCGGCTGCCGCTGAAGGGCCTCACCGCCGGTGAGCACGAGCTGCGCGTCGACGCCGTCATGCGCTACTCCCGCACCGGGGAGGGCATGCACCGCTTCACCGACCCCACCGACGGCGAGACGTACGCCTACACGCAGCTGTTCATGGACGACGTGCAGCGCGTCTTCGCCGCCTTCGACCAGCCCGACCTGAAGGCCGTCTTCGAGTTGTCCGTCAAGGCCCCCGAGGGCTGGAGCGTCCTCGCCAACGGCATCACCGAGCACCTCGGCGAGGGCCGCTGGCAGGCCGCCCCCACCCCGCTGATCTCCACGTACCTCGTCGCCGTCGCCGCCGGCCCCTGGCACTCCGTGCGCACCGAGCACCGCGGCCTGCCCTTCGGCATCCACTGCCGCCGCTCCCTCGCGCCGTACCTCGACGCGGACGCCGACGAGATCCTCGACATCACGCGCGCGTGCTTCGACCGGTTCCACGAGAAGTTCGAGGAGCCCTACCCGTTCGACTCCTACGACCAGGCCTTCGTCCCCGAGTTCAACGCGGGCGCCATGGAGAACCCGGGCCTGGTCACCTTCCGCGACGAGTTCGTCTACCGCTCCGCCGTCACCGACACCGAGCGGCAGACCCGCGCCATGGTCATCGCCCACGAGATGGCCCACATGTGGTTCGGCGACCTCGTCACCCTCAAGTGGTGGGACGACATCTGGCTCAACGAGTCCTTCGCCGAGTACATGGGCTACCAGACCACCATCGAGGCAACCCGCTTCACCGACACCTGGGTCGACTTCGGCGTGGCCCGCAAGGCCTGGGGCTACGACGCCGACCAGCGCCCCTCCACCCACCCCGTCGCCCCCGAGGCCGTCGACGACACGGCCGCCGCGCTGCTCAACTTCGACGGCATCTCCTACGCCAAGGGCGCCTCCGCGCTGCGCCAGCTGGTGGCCTGGCTCGGCGAGAAGGACTTCCTCGCCGGCATCAACATCCACTTCGCCCGGCACAGGTTCGGCAACGCCACCCTCGCCGACTTCATCGACTCCCTGTCCGCCGCCACCGACCGCGACGTCCACGCCTGGGCGGACGCCTGGCTGCGCACCACCGGCGTCGACACACTCACCCCGGCGGTCACCGCGGGTGACGGGACCGGCACGTACACGCTCACCGTGAACCGCGACGGCAGCCGCCCGCACCGCATCAGCGTCGGTGTGTACGACCATGATCTCGCCGACGAGGGCGGCCTCGTCCTGCGTGAGCGCATCGGCCTGGACATCCCGCAGAGCGCCCCTCAGCCCATCGGCAAGCGCCCCGCGCTGCTCCTGCTCAACGACGGCGACCTGACCTACGCCAAGGTCCGGTTCGACGCCGGGTCCTTCGAAGCGGTCCGCACGGGCCTGTCCGGCCTGCCCGAGCCGCTCACCCGCGCGGTGGTGTGGAACGCCCTCAGGGACGCCGTCCGTGACGGCGAGCTCCCGCCCGCCGCCTTCCTGGAGACCGCGCGCGCCCACCTGCCCCGCGAGACGGACCTGGCCCTCGTCCAGGGCGTGCTGGCCTTCGCCTCGGCGCACATCGCCGACCGCTACCTCGCGCCCGAGGACCGTCCGGCGGCCCTGGCCACCCTCTCCTCGCTGTGCCGCGACTTCATCCGCCGCACCGAGGACGGCGACAACCCGGGACTGCGGCTGATCGCCGTCCGCCACTTCATCGACGTCGCCGCCCACCCGGACACCATCGCCGCCTGGCTCGCCGACGGCACCGTGCCCGGCGGGCCGGAACTCGACCCCGAGCTGCGCTGGCGCATCCTCGGCCGCCTCGCCGTCCTCGGCGCCACCGACGAGGCCGCGATCGCCGCCGAGCTGGAGCGCGACCCGAGCGCCACCGGCCAGGAGGGCGCCGCCCGCTGCCGGGCCGCGCTGCCCGACCCCGAGGCCAAGCGCGCGGCCTGGGACGCGATGTTCGCGACGGACGACCTGTCCAACTACCTCTTCACGGCCACCGCCCAGGGCTTCTGGCAGCCCGAGCAGGCCGACCTGGTCCGGGAGTACGTGGCGCGGTACTACACGGACGCGCTCCCGGTGGCCGCCCGCCGCGGCCCCGCCATCGCCACCGCCACCGGCCGCTACGCCTTCCCGTCCTACGCCGTGGACACGGAGAACCTCGCCCTGGGCGAGGCCTGCCTGCGCGACGCCGACCCGGTCACGGCCCTGCGCCGCCGACTCGTCGACGAACTCGACGACCTGGCCAGGGCGTTGCGGGTACGGAAGGTGTAG
- a CDS encoding CoA transferase subunit A — MGDKTMTADEVISRLESGMTLGIGGWGSRRKPMALVRALLRAGIGDLTVVSYGGPDVGALAAAGRVRKLVTAFVTLDSIPLEPHYRAARERGAFELMEVDEGMFMWGLRAAANRLPFLPVRAGIGSDVMRVNPGLRTVTSPYDDGETFVAMPALRLDAALVHVNRADRLGNGQYLGPDPYFDDLFCEAATAAYVSCERIVDTAELTKEAAPQSLLIRRHTVTGVVEAPNGAHFTSCAPDYDRDEGFQKEYASTPWPEFAERFLGGDEQAYQAAVRNWRREQER, encoded by the coding sequence GTGGGCGACAAGACGATGACCGCCGACGAGGTGATCTCCCGCCTGGAGAGCGGCATGACCCTCGGCATCGGCGGCTGGGGGTCACGGCGCAAGCCGATGGCCCTGGTCAGAGCTCTGCTCCGAGCCGGGATCGGCGATCTCACCGTCGTGTCGTACGGTGGCCCGGACGTCGGCGCGCTGGCGGCGGCCGGTCGCGTGCGCAAGCTGGTGACGGCCTTCGTCACCCTCGACTCGATCCCGCTCGAACCGCACTACCGCGCGGCGCGCGAGCGCGGGGCATTCGAGCTGATGGAGGTCGACGAGGGGATGTTCATGTGGGGGCTGCGGGCGGCGGCGAACCGGCTGCCCTTCCTTCCGGTGCGGGCGGGGATCGGCTCCGATGTGATGCGGGTCAACCCCGGCCTGCGGACGGTCACTTCGCCGTACGACGACGGGGAGACGTTCGTGGCGATGCCCGCCCTGCGGCTGGATGCGGCCCTGGTGCATGTCAACCGCGCCGACCGGCTGGGCAACGGGCAGTACCTGGGCCCGGATCCGTACTTCGACGACCTGTTCTGCGAGGCGGCGACGGCGGCCTACGTCTCGTGCGAACGGATCGTGGACACGGCCGAGTTGACGAAGGAGGCGGCCCCGCAGTCATTGCTGATCAGGCGGCACACGGTGACGGGCGTGGTGGAGGCGCCGAACGGTGCGCACTTCACTTCGTGCGCACCCGACTACGACAGGGACGAGGGCTTCCAGAAGGAGTACGCGTCCACTCCGTGGCCGGAGTTCGCCGAGCGGTTCCTCGGCGGGGACGAGCAGGCCTACCAAGCGGCGGTGCGGAACTGGCGGAGGGAGCAGGAGCGATGA
- a CDS encoding SIMPL domain-containing protein yields the protein MTETIDRPWGISVFGAGSVRAEPQLARVKLTVDVLEPAPDDSFQKAGAAVARLREVLRAHGIADAAVSGSRLKLSSEYDGYGGDRKFLGYRCQASYSIETEALDVLQQLIVDAVDAGAHRVDHVEFDVRDKPALRDEARRKAVAAARRKAEVYTEAAGVPLGTVLHIKDVDADSLGYGRYQGHGGGGGSSAGDLAPGMVEVSAGVLLGFSLGR from the coding sequence ATGACGGAGACGATCGACAGACCGTGGGGCATCAGTGTGTTCGGCGCGGGCAGTGTGCGGGCCGAACCCCAGCTGGCCCGGGTGAAGCTGACGGTGGATGTGCTGGAACCCGCACCGGACGATTCGTTCCAGAAGGCGGGTGCGGCGGTGGCGCGGCTGCGTGAGGTGCTGCGCGCGCATGGCATAGCGGATGCGGCGGTGTCGGGATCGCGGCTCAAGCTCAGCTCGGAGTACGACGGGTACGGCGGCGACCGGAAGTTTCTCGGATATCGCTGCCAGGCCTCGTACTCCATCGAGACCGAGGCGCTCGACGTGTTGCAGCAGCTGATCGTGGACGCGGTCGACGCGGGTGCGCACCGGGTCGACCACGTGGAGTTCGACGTGCGCGACAAGCCGGCGCTGCGGGACGAGGCGCGGCGCAAGGCGGTTGCGGCCGCGCGCCGCAAGGCCGAGGTGTACACGGAAGCGGCGGGCGTGCCGCTCGGCACGGTGCTGCACATCAAGGACGTGGACGCGGATTCGTTGGGGTACGGCCGGTACCAAGGTCATGGCGGTGGTGGCGGCAGCTCGGCCGGCGATCTGGCGCCGGGCATGGTGGAGGTGTCGGCGGGCGTCCTGCTGGGCTTCTCCCTCGGCCGCTGA
- a CDS encoding SDR family oxidoreductase: MDNTSGRPVDNSPRDRTVVVTGGTRGVGAGIARAFAQTGARVLVCARRPPEVTLDGVEFTPLDLRDAPAVHAFFDALPRLDVLVNNAGGTPYRRLADADAERHVRVIELNLVTPLTASLAAYEHLRRARGSVVMVGSVSGSRPSPGSAAYGAAKAGLENLARSMAVEWAPEVRVNTLVVGMVRTELSHLHYGGEDGVAAVSGTVPLGRLAAPSDIGAAAVFLASDAAAYISGASLLVHGGGERPAFLDAATADKPADKEE, translated from the coding sequence GTGGACAACACGAGCGGGAGGCCTGTGGACAACTCGCCGCGCGACAGAACCGTCGTCGTCACGGGCGGCACCCGGGGCGTCGGCGCGGGGATCGCGAGGGCCTTCGCCCAGACCGGTGCCCGGGTCCTCGTCTGCGCCCGCAGACCACCCGAAGTGACCCTCGACGGCGTCGAGTTCACCCCCCTCGACCTACGCGACGCGCCCGCCGTACACGCTTTCTTCGACGCGCTGCCCCGGCTCGACGTCCTCGTCAACAACGCCGGCGGTACCCCGTACCGGCGGCTGGCCGACGCGGACGCCGAGCGACACGTACGGGTGATCGAGCTGAACCTCGTCACCCCGCTGACGGCCTCCCTCGCGGCGTACGAGCACCTGAGACGGGCCCGGGGCTCGGTCGTGATGGTCGGCAGCGTCAGCGGCAGCCGCCCCTCGCCCGGCTCGGCGGCCTACGGCGCTGCCAAGGCGGGGCTGGAGAACCTGGCCCGTTCCATGGCGGTGGAGTGGGCGCCGGAGGTCCGCGTCAACACCCTCGTCGTCGGTATGGTCCGCACCGAACTGTCCCACCTCCACTACGGCGGCGAGGACGGCGTCGCCGCGGTCTCCGGCACCGTTCCCCTCGGACGGCTGGCCGCTCCGTCCGACATCGGCGCGGCCGCCGTCTTCCTCGCCTCCGACGCGGCCGCGTACATCAGCGGGGCGAGCCTGCTCGTGCACGGAGGAGGGGAGCGGCCCGCCTTCCTGGACGCCGCGACCGCCGACAAGCCCGCCGACAAGGAGGAGTGA
- a CDS encoding CoA-transferase subunit beta, which produces MSATRAEYCVIACAEAWRGSGEILASPMGVIPSLGARLARLTFAPDLLLTDGEATLVRPDGTPEGWLPYRQHLALVAGGRRHVMMGASQIDRFGNQNISCIGDWARPARQLLGVRGAPLNTLNNPTSYWIPRHSRRVFVEKVDMVCGVGYDRAAEHPGTARHHRIACVVSDLGVFDFATPDHGMRLASLHPGVDVEQVREATDFALAVPDEVPYTREPTEGELRLIRDVLDPGGARAREVPERVRG; this is translated from the coding sequence ATGAGTGCGACCCGTGCCGAGTACTGCGTGATCGCCTGCGCCGAGGCCTGGCGCGGCTCGGGTGAGATCCTGGCGAGTCCGATGGGCGTGATCCCCTCGCTGGGGGCGCGGCTCGCCCGGCTGACCTTCGCGCCGGACCTGCTGCTGACCGACGGCGAGGCGACGCTCGTCCGCCCGGACGGGACACCCGAGGGCTGGCTGCCGTACCGGCAGCATCTGGCCCTGGTGGCCGGCGGGCGGCGGCACGTGATGATGGGCGCGAGCCAGATCGACCGGTTCGGCAACCAGAACATCTCGTGCATCGGCGACTGGGCGCGGCCCGCGCGGCAGCTGCTCGGCGTGCGCGGCGCTCCGCTCAACACGCTGAACAACCCGACGAGTTACTGGATCCCGAGACACTCCCGGCGGGTCTTCGTGGAGAAGGTCGACATGGTGTGCGGGGTGGGGTACGACCGTGCCGCCGAGCACCCCGGCACGGCCCGCCATCACCGCATCGCGTGCGTCGTCTCCGACCTCGGCGTCTTCGACTTCGCCACGCCCGACCACGGCATGCGGCTGGCCTCGCTGCATCCGGGGGTGGACGTCGAACAGGTGCGGGAGGCGACGGACTTCGCGCTCGCCGTCCCGGACGAGGTGCCGTACACCCGGGAGCCCACCGAGGGGGAGCTACGGCTCATCCGGGACGTGCTCGACCCTGGCGGCGCCCGCGCGCGCGAGGTGCCGGAGAGGGTGAGGGGCTGA
- a CDS encoding SDR family oxidoreductase produces MSGICAGRVVVVTGAGRGLGRAHALAFATEGARVVVNDLGVGLDGAPGPGSPAHRVVEEIRAAGGEAVAHGGDIATSAGAESLVAAALETYGRLDTLVNNAGFLRDRMLVNLDEDDWDAVLRVHLKGHFLPLKHAAAHWRAEAKAGRTPVARIVNTSSGAGLLGSVGQGNYSAAKAGIVGLTLVAAAELARYGVQVNAVAPAARTRMTERAFAETMTAPDSGFDAMAPANVSPLVVWLGSAASAGVTGRVFEAEGGRITVMEGWRPGPTADKGALWTPAEAGETASKLLAEAEVPGRVYGA; encoded by the coding sequence ATGAGCGGAATCTGCGCGGGACGGGTCGTCGTCGTCACCGGCGCCGGGCGGGGGCTCGGCCGGGCCCACGCGCTCGCGTTCGCCACGGAGGGCGCCCGGGTCGTCGTCAACGACCTGGGCGTCGGGCTCGACGGGGCACCCGGGCCCGGCAGCCCGGCCCACCGGGTCGTCGAGGAGATCCGTGCGGCGGGCGGCGAGGCCGTCGCCCACGGCGGCGACATCGCCACGAGCGCCGGGGCCGAATCCCTGGTGGCGGCGGCCCTGGAGACGTACGGCCGGCTCGACACGCTCGTCAACAACGCCGGCTTCCTGCGCGACCGCATGCTCGTCAACCTCGACGAGGACGACTGGGACGCCGTGCTCCGTGTCCACCTCAAAGGCCACTTCCTGCCCCTCAAGCACGCCGCCGCGCACTGGCGGGCCGAGGCCAAGGCCGGCCGGACACCGGTGGCCCGGATCGTCAACACCAGCAGCGGCGCCGGACTCCTCGGCTCCGTCGGGCAGGGGAACTACAGCGCCGCGAAGGCCGGGATCGTCGGGCTGACCCTGGTCGCGGCGGCCGAACTCGCCCGGTACGGCGTCCAGGTCAACGCCGTCGCCCCCGCGGCCCGCACCCGGATGACCGAGCGCGCCTTCGCCGAGACCATGACGGCCCCCGACTCCGGCTTCGACGCCATGGCTCCCGCGAACGTGTCACCACTGGTGGTCTGGCTGGGCTCCGCCGCGAGCGCCGGTGTCACCGGCCGGGTCTTCGAGGCGGAGGGCGGCCGGATCACCGTCATGGAGGGCTGGCGGCCGGGACCCACCGCCGACAAGGGCGCGCTGTGGACCCCGGCCGAGGCGGGGGAGACGGCAAGCAAGCTGCTCGCGGAGGCGGAGGTTCCCGGGCGGGTCTACGGGGCGTAG
- a CDS encoding NAD(P)H-dependent flavin oxidoreductase yields METAFTRLVGVRHPVVQTGMGWVAGPRLVSAAANAGALGILASATMTLDQLRGAIREVRSRTDAPFGVNLRADAGDAGDRVRLIIDEGVRVASFALAPSRELIAELKEAGVVVIPSVGARRHAEKIAAWGADAVIVQGGEGGGHTGEVATTVLLPQVVDAVRIPVVAAGGFFDGRGLVAALAYGAAGVAMGTRFLLTSDSTVPDAVKARYLAATVRDVTVTTAVDGLPHRMLRTDLVDSLERSGRTRALFQAVRRAAGFRRLSGLTWRRMVRDGLALKHGKELSWSQVLLAANTPMLLKSAMVDGRTDLGVMASGQVAGVIEDLPSCAELVERVMSEAGEIIGELPGAGASMRG; encoded by the coding sequence ATGGAGACCGCGTTCACCCGGCTGGTCGGGGTCCGGCATCCGGTCGTGCAGACGGGGATGGGCTGGGTGGCGGGCCCCCGGCTGGTCTCGGCGGCGGCGAACGCGGGCGCGCTGGGCATCCTGGCATCGGCGACGATGACGCTGGATCAGCTGCGCGGGGCGATACGCGAGGTCAGGTCGCGGACGGACGCGCCGTTCGGGGTGAACCTCCGGGCGGACGCGGGCGACGCCGGCGACCGGGTGCGCCTGATCATCGACGAGGGGGTGCGGGTGGCGTCCTTCGCGCTCGCGCCCTCCCGTGAGCTGATCGCCGAGCTCAAGGAGGCAGGGGTCGTCGTGATCCCGTCCGTGGGGGCGCGGCGGCACGCGGAGAAGATCGCAGCGTGGGGCGCGGACGCGGTGATCGTGCAGGGCGGTGAGGGGGGCGGGCACACCGGCGAGGTGGCGACGACCGTGCTGCTGCCGCAGGTGGTGGACGCAGTGCGGATACCCGTGGTGGCGGCCGGCGGCTTCTTCGACGGCCGGGGTCTGGTCGCGGCGCTCGCATACGGGGCGGCGGGGGTCGCGATGGGGACGCGGTTCCTGCTCACCTCGGACTCGACGGTGCCGGACGCGGTGAAGGCCAGGTATCTGGCGGCGACGGTCCGGGACGTCACCGTCACCACGGCGGTCGACGGCCTGCCGCACCGCATGCTGCGCACGGATCTGGTGGACTCCCTGGAGCGCTCCGGCCGCACACGGGCGCTGTTCCAGGCGGTCCGCCGGGCGGCCGGGTTCCGGAGGCTTTCGGGTCTCACCTGGCGGCGGATGGTCCGCGACGGGCTCGCTCTGAAGCACGGCAAGGAGTTGTCCTGGAGTCAGGTGCTGCTGGCCGCGAACACGCCGATGCTGCTGAAGTCCGCGATGGTGGACGGCCGTACGGACCTCGGGGTGATGGCGTCCGGGCAGGTCGCCGGGGTGATCGAGGACCTGCCGTCGTGCGCCGAGCTGGTGGAGAGGGTGATGTCCGAGGCCGGGGAAATCATCGGCGAGCTGCCGGGGGCGGGTGCTTCAATGCGCGGATGA
- a CDS encoding chorismate mutase, whose amino-acid sequence MTTSHTGTGDVDPAVREELDRLRDSIDNIDAAVVHMLAERFKCTQQVGRLKAVHQLPPADPAREARQIDRLRTLAENAKLDPAFAEKFLNFIIAEVIRHHERIAEDTVNGQAPGAN is encoded by the coding sequence ATGACCACCAGCCACACCGGTACCGGTGACGTCGACCCCGCCGTGCGTGAGGAACTCGACCGCCTGCGCGACAGCATCGACAACATCGACGCGGCCGTCGTCCACATGCTCGCCGAGCGCTTCAAGTGCACCCAGCAGGTCGGCCGGCTCAAGGCCGTCCACCAACTGCCGCCCGCCGATCCCGCCCGCGAGGCACGGCAGATCGACCGGCTGCGCACCCTCGCCGAGAACGCCAAGCTGGACCCGGCTTTTGCTGAGAAATTCCTCAATTTCATCATTGCCGAGGTGATCAGACACCACGAGCGCATCGCCGAGGACACCGTCAACGGACAGGCGCCGGGAGCGAACTGA